The following are from one region of the Methanobrevibacter sp. TMH8 genome:
- a CDS encoding translation initiation factor IF-5A, whose protein sequence is MSKKVVEVKTLKIGKYVVLDGEASKITSLSTSSPGKHGAAKARLEAVGIFDNQKRSIVKPVDTKIDIPIIDKRVGQVLSIMGTNVQLMDMENYETLELPMPDELKDQIVEGAEVDYITALGNMKIMRVK, encoded by the coding sequence ATGTCAAAGAAAGTTGTTGAAGTTAAAACTTTAAAAATAGGAAAATATGTAGTATTAGATGGAGAAGCTTCTAAAATAACCAGTTTATCAACATCATCTCCTGGAAAACATGGAGCAGCTAAAGCAAGACTTGAAGCTGTAGGTATATTCGATAATCAAAAAAGAAGTATTGTTAAACCTGTAGATACTAAAATTGATATTCCAATTATTGATAAAAGAGTTGGACAAGTATTATCTATAATGGGAACTAATGTTCAATTGATGGATATGGAAAATTACGAAACTCTCGAACTTCCTATGCCTGATGAACTTAAAGATCAAATTGTTGAAGGTGCAGAAGTAGATTACATTACTGCTCTTGGAAATATGAAAATTATGAGAGTTAAATAG